The proteins below are encoded in one region of Metabacillus dongyingensis:
- a CDS encoding 2-oxoacid:acceptor oxidoreductase subunit alpha codes for MISQLSWKVGGQQGEGIESTGEVFSIALNRMGYYLYGYRHFSSRIKGGHTNNKIRVSTTQVRSISDDLDILVAFDQETIDVNVYELRKGGLVLADSKFNPVIPDDCNAVLYSVPFTEIAAELGTSLMKNMVAIGATSAVLDLGTSQFQNVVQEIYGKKGQQIVEKNLEAIKKGSAYMKQELNFDRVDMYLEKADGQKRMFMIGNDAIALGAVAGGARFMAAYPITPASEIMEYLIKKLPDFGGTVIQTEDEIAACTMAIGANYAGTRTLTASAGPGLSLMMEAIGLSGITEQPLVIIDTQRGGPSTGLPTKQEQSDLMAMIYGTHGEIPKIVMAPSTVQEAFYDTIEAFNLAEEYQCPVILLTDLQLSLGKQSVEPLQYDKIQIRRGKLVQGEELPEIENKGYFKRFEVTEDGVSPRVVPGMKNGIHHVTGVEHDETGKPSEVATNRKAQMDKRLRKLSDIKFDTPVHQNLTHPDPDVLFVGFNSTRGTIEEAMIRLENDGVKVNHAHVRLLHPFPSVELLPLVKAAKKVVVVENNATGQLASLIKMNVGHAEKISSILKYDGNPLLPHEVHSKCKELF; via the coding sequence ATGATCAGTCAACTTTCATGGAAAGTTGGAGGACAGCAAGGTGAAGGTATCGAAAGTACCGGAGAAGTGTTTTCAATCGCATTAAACAGAATGGGCTATTATTTATATGGTTACCGTCATTTTTCATCTCGAATTAAAGGCGGTCATACAAATAATAAAATCCGCGTCAGCACAACTCAAGTTCGTTCTATTTCGGATGATCTTGATATATTAGTAGCTTTTGATCAGGAAACAATCGATGTGAACGTATATGAGCTTCGCAAGGGCGGCCTTGTTCTTGCAGATTCAAAGTTTAATCCAGTGATTCCTGATGACTGCAACGCTGTTTTGTATTCCGTGCCTTTTACAGAGATTGCCGCAGAATTAGGCACTTCATTAATGAAAAATATGGTTGCAATTGGTGCAACAAGTGCTGTGCTTGATCTTGGAACATCACAATTCCAAAATGTCGTGCAGGAGATTTACGGAAAAAAAGGGCAGCAGATTGTTGAAAAGAATCTTGAAGCCATTAAAAAAGGCTCAGCTTATATGAAACAAGAACTGAACTTTGACCGTGTAGATATGTATCTAGAAAAAGCGGACGGGCAAAAACGCATGTTCATGATCGGCAACGATGCGATAGCATTAGGCGCAGTTGCCGGCGGAGCACGTTTCATGGCTGCATACCCAATTACACCAGCTTCTGAAATCATGGAATATCTCATTAAGAAGCTGCCTGATTTCGGCGGTACAGTTATTCAAACAGAAGATGAAATTGCCGCTTGTACGATGGCCATTGGTGCAAACTATGCAGGCACCCGCACATTGACGGCTTCTGCAGGACCGGGGTTGTCATTGATGATGGAAGCAATCGGGCTCTCAGGCATTACAGAGCAGCCGCTGGTGATCATTGATACTCAGCGCGGCGGACCAAGTACAGGACTTCCGACGAAACAGGAGCAATCCGATTTAATGGCGATGATTTACGGAACGCATGGAGAAATTCCGAAAATCGTCATGGCGCCAAGCACAGTACAAGAAGCATTTTACGATACAATTGAAGCTTTCAACTTAGCGGAGGAATATCAATGTCCTGTTATTTTGCTGACAGATCTTCAGCTCTCACTTGGTAAACAGTCTGTAGAACCGCTTCAATATGATAAAATCCAAATACGAAGAGGCAAGCTTGTACAGGGCGAGGAGCTGCCTGAGATAGAAAATAAAGGATACTTTAAACGATTTGAAGTAACAGAAGATGGCGTATCGCCGCGTGTAGTGCCGGGAATGAAGAATGGCATTCACCATGTTACAGGTGTTGAACATGATGAGACCGGCAAACCTTCCGAGGTGGCAACAAACCGTAAAGCCCAAATGGACAAACGTCTGCGTAAGCTGTCAGACATCAAGTTTGACACGCCCGTCCATCAAAATCTGACTCATCCTGATCCGGATGTACTATTCGTTGGATTTAACTCTACAAGAGGCACAATTGAAGAAGCGATGATCCGCCTTGAAAATGACGGTGTAAAAGTGAATCATGCACATGTCCGTCTGCTTCATCCATTCCCGTCCGTTGAGTTGCTTCCGCTTGTTAAAGCAGCTAAAAAGGTTGTAGTGGTAGAAAATAATGCAACTGGACAGCTTGCTAGTCTTATAAAAATGAATGTGGGTCATGCAGAGAAAATTTCCAGTATTCTTAAATATGATGGAAATCCGCTCTTGCCGCATGAAGTTCATTCAAAATGCAAGGAGTTGTTCTAA
- a CDS encoding 2-oxoacid:ferredoxin oxidoreductase subunit beta, whose translation MATFKEFRNNVKPNWCPGCGDFSVQAAIQRAAANAGLEPDQLAVVSGIGCSGRISGYINAYGFHGIHGRSLPIAQGVKMANKDLTVIASGGDGDGFAIGMGHTIHAIRRNIDVTYIVMDNQIYGLTKGQTSPRSDVGFKTKSTPKGSIESSLSVMEMALTAGATFVAQSFSTDLKDLTSIIEAGINHKGFSLINVFSPCVTYNKINTYDWFKENLTKLSDIEGYDPSNRMTAMQTLMEKNGLVTGLIYQNKNQPSYQELVYNYSETPLSHADLQISEEKFNELLSEFM comes from the coding sequence ATGGCGACGTTTAAAGAATTTAGAAACAATGTAAAGCCTAACTGGTGCCCCGGCTGCGGAGACTTCTCTGTACAAGCCGCCATTCAGCGTGCTGCTGCAAATGCAGGCCTCGAACCTGATCAGCTTGCTGTAGTTTCAGGAATCGGATGTTCAGGCCGTATTTCGGGCTATATCAACGCTTACGGTTTCCATGGTATTCACGGCCGTTCCCTTCCAATTGCGCAAGGTGTAAAAATGGCAAATAAAGATTTAACCGTCATTGCATCAGGCGGCGACGGTGACGGATTTGCCATCGGAATGGGCCATACGATTCATGCCATCAGAAGAAATATTGATGTCACCTATATCGTAATGGACAATCAAATTTATGGATTGACAAAGGGCCAGACGTCTCCGCGAAGTGATGTTGGCTTCAAAACTAAGAGCACGCCGAAAGGTTCAATTGAATCTTCCTTATCAGTCATGGAAATGGCACTTACGGCAGGAGCAACATTTGTAGCACAGAGCTTCTCAACTGATTTAAAAGATTTGACGTCAATCATTGAAGCAGGGATCAATCATAAAGGATTTTCTTTAATCAACGTCTTCAGTCCATGTGTCACTTACAATAAAATCAACACATATGACTGGTTTAAAGAAAATCTTACAAAACTTAGTGATATTGAAGGATATGACCCATCAAACCGCATGACTGCCATGCAGACTCTGATGGAGAAAAACGGACTTGTAACGGGTTTGATTTATCAAAACAAGAATCAGCCATCCTATCAGGAGCTTGTCTACAACTACAGCGAAACTCCTTTATCACATGCCGATCTGCAAATCAGCGAAGAGAAATTCAACGAATTGCTCTCAGAATTTATGTAA
- the tdh gene encoding L-threonine 3-dehydrogenase, with the protein MNGKMKAIVKHRKGFGAELQMVDIPQIKENEVLIKVKATSICGTDVHIYTWDAWSESRVNPPYVFGHEFSGEVVEIGSKVTSVEIGDFVSAETHLVCYECPQCLTGQYHICKNTKIIGVDTDGCFAEYVALPAVNLWKNPNEMPFDVASIQEPMGNAVHTVLAGDVAGKSVAVIGCGPIGIMAVGVAKAAGASQVIALDLNDYRLNLAKEMGATTVVNSKNEDPLAKINELTDGNGVDVVCEMSGHPIAMDQGFKMVTNGGRVSILSLPVRPVEIDITNDVVFKGITVQGITGRKMYETWQQVSRLLKSGQVDVTPLITHHFSLEEFKKGFDLMIEGKCGKVVLHP; encoded by the coding sequence GTGAATGGAAAAATGAAAGCAATCGTTAAGCACCGCAAAGGCTTTGGTGCTGAACTGCAGATGGTAGACATCCCTCAGATTAAAGAAAATGAAGTGCTGATCAAAGTAAAAGCTACTTCAATCTGCGGAACAGATGTTCATATATATACATGGGATGCATGGTCGGAAAGCAGAGTGAATCCGCCTTATGTTTTTGGCCATGAATTTTCTGGAGAAGTTGTAGAAATAGGAAGTAAAGTAACAAGCGTTGAAATCGGAGATTTTGTTTCCGCTGAAACGCATTTAGTATGCTATGAATGTCCGCAATGTTTAACAGGACAGTATCATATTTGCAAAAACACAAAAATTATAGGTGTCGATACAGATGGATGCTTTGCAGAGTATGTGGCTTTGCCGGCAGTGAACCTTTGGAAAAATCCAAATGAAATGCCTTTTGATGTAGCATCTATTCAAGAACCGATGGGAAATGCGGTGCACACAGTTTTAGCAGGAGATGTTGCAGGGAAAAGTGTTGCTGTCATTGGATGCGGCCCTATTGGGATTATGGCTGTAGGAGTTGCAAAAGCAGCAGGAGCATCTCAGGTCATTGCCCTTGATTTGAACGACTACCGTTTAAATTTAGCAAAAGAAATGGGCGCAACAACGGTCGTCAATTCGAAAAATGAAGATCCTTTGGCGAAGATTAATGAATTAACAGACGGCAACGGTGTAGATGTTGTCTGTGAAATGTCAGGGCATCCAATTGCGATGGATCAAGGATTTAAAATGGTAACCAATGGCGGACGTGTTTCGATCCTGAGTCTTCCTGTCCGTCCAGTTGAAATAGATATCACCAATGATGTCGTTTTTAAAGGAATCACGGTACAGGGAATTACAGGGAGAAAAATGTATGAAACGTGGCAGCAGGTTTCAAGACTTTTAAAATCAGGGCAAGTAGATGTAACCCCGCTGATTACTCATCACTTCTCTTTAGAAGAATTTAAAAAAGGCTTCGATTTAATGATCGAAGGTAAATGTGGTAAAGTCGTATTACACCCATAG
- a CDS encoding glycine C-acetyltransferase, with protein sequence MKGFEYLQAELDEMKQQGTFRTLIPLESDQASKVVIDGKELIQLSSNNYLGLTTHPRLVEAAIKAAEKFGAGTGSVRTIAGTFTMHEELETKLAEFKHTEAALVFQSGFTTNQGVLSSILTKEDVVISDSLNHASIIDGIRLTKAARKVYNHVDMADLERALKESGDFRVRLIVTDGVFSMDGNIAPLPEIVELAEKYDALVMVDDAHASGVLGQNGRGTVNHFGLDGRVHIQVGTLSKAVGVLGGYVASTRTLIDYLIQKGRPFLFSTSHPPAVTAACIEAINVLIEEPELIEKLWDNAKFFKKGLEDLGFDTGKSETPVTPVIVGDEALSHQFSDKLREYGVFAQGIAFPTVAKGQARVRTIVTAEHSKEELQTALDIFEKAAKELNILS encoded by the coding sequence ATGAAAGGTTTTGAATATTTACAGGCAGAACTTGATGAAATGAAACAGCAAGGAACATTCCGGACGCTGATTCCTCTCGAATCAGACCAGGCATCAAAAGTTGTCATCGATGGAAAAGAATTAATTCAATTATCATCTAATAACTATTTAGGATTAACAACTCATCCAAGACTGGTAGAAGCAGCAATCAAGGCTGCAGAGAAATTTGGTGCAGGAACCGGATCTGTCAGAACGATTGCCGGTACTTTTACAATGCATGAAGAACTTGAAACAAAGCTTGCTGAATTTAAGCATACAGAAGCTGCACTAGTGTTTCAGTCAGGTTTTACAACAAACCAGGGCGTTCTTTCTTCTATTCTGACAAAAGAAGACGTTGTGATCTCAGATTCTCTGAATCATGCTTCAATCATCGACGGAATCCGATTAACAAAGGCTGCGCGCAAAGTGTATAACCATGTTGATATGGCAGATTTAGAAAGAGCATTAAAAGAATCAGGAGACTTTAGAGTCCGTCTAATTGTTACTGATGGTGTTTTCTCTATGGATGGAAATATTGCTCCACTTCCGGAAATTGTTGAGCTTGCTGAAAAATACGATGCACTTGTCATGGTGGATGATGCCCACGCTTCTGGTGTTCTTGGACAAAACGGCCGCGGAACAGTTAATCACTTTGGACTTGATGGACGTGTACATATCCAGGTCGGGACATTAAGCAAAGCGGTTGGTGTTTTAGGAGGATATGTAGCAAGCACACGTACTCTAATTGATTACCTTATTCAAAAAGGCCGTCCATTTTTATTCAGTACGTCCCATCCTCCAGCTGTTACAGCCGCCTGTATAGAAGCGATCAACGTACTTATAGAAGAGCCTGAACTGATTGAAAAGCTATGGGATAACGCAAAATTCTTCAAAAAAGGCCTTGAAGATCTAGGTTTTGATACAGGTAAAAGCGAAACACCTGTAACACCGGTTATAGTCGGGGACGAAGCCTTGTCTCATCAGTTCTCAGATAAATTGCGGGAATATGGTGTTTTTGCACAAGGCATAGCATTCCCGACAGTTGCAAAAGGGCAGGCTCGCGTGCGTACAATTGTAACAGCTGAGCATTCTAAAGAAGAATTGCAAACAGCTTTAGATATCTTTGAAAAAGCAGCAAAAGAATTGAATATTTTGTCATAA
- the miaB gene encoding tRNA (N6-isopentenyl adenosine(37)-C2)-methylthiotransferase MiaB — translation MNEKQRLENTQVNPADKKSEKDYSKYFQAVYMPPSLKDAKKRGKEEVKYQNDFSISEEFRGLGNGKKFLIRTYGCQMNEHDTEVMAGIFMALGYEATNTTEDADVILLNTCAIRENAENKVFGEIGHLKSLKREKPGLLIGVCGCMSQEESVVTRIMKKHQHVDMIFGTHNIHRLPNILKDAYMSKEMVIEVWSKEGDVIENLPRERKGNVKAWVNIMFGCDKFCTYCIVPYTRGKERSRRPEEIIQEVRQLAASGYKEITLLGQNVNAYGKDFEDISYGLGDLMDEIRKIDVARVRFTTSHPRDFDDHLIEVLAKGGNLLDHIHLPVQSGSSEILKLMARKYDREKYMTLVKKIKEAIPTASLTTDIIVGFPNETNEQFEETLSMYREVEFDSAYTFIYSPREGTPAAKMQDNVPMEVKKARLQKLNDLVKEISAKKMMEYEGQVVEVLVEGESKNNPEVLAGYTTKSKLVNFKGPKSAVGQIVKVKINKAKTWSLDGEMVEEAIEVK, via the coding sequence ATGAATGAAAAGCAGCGTTTGGAAAATACACAGGTAAATCCTGCGGACAAAAAATCCGAAAAGGATTACAGCAAGTATTTCCAAGCCGTTTATATGCCACCTTCCTTAAAGGATGCAAAAAAGCGCGGCAAAGAGGAAGTGAAATACCAAAATGATTTCAGCATTTCAGAAGAGTTCAGAGGCCTTGGGAATGGAAAGAAATTTCTGATTCGCACATACGGATGCCAAATGAACGAACATGATACTGAAGTCATGGCTGGAATTTTCATGGCACTCGGCTATGAAGCTACGAACACAACAGAAGATGCAGATGTGATTCTCTTGAATACATGTGCCATCCGTGAAAATGCAGAAAATAAAGTATTCGGTGAAATCGGTCACCTGAAGTCCCTTAAAAGAGAAAAACCAGGTTTATTGATCGGTGTCTGCGGATGTATGTCGCAGGAAGAATCTGTTGTCACAAGAATCATGAAGAAACATCAGCATGTTGACATGATCTTTGGAACGCATAACATTCACCGCTTGCCTAATATTCTTAAAGACGCCTACATGTCGAAAGAAATGGTCATCGAAGTTTGGTCTAAAGAAGGCGACGTTATTGAAAACCTTCCAAGAGAGCGCAAAGGAAATGTCAAAGCATGGGTTAATATCATGTTTGGCTGCGATAAATTTTGTACGTACTGCATCGTTCCTTATACTCGCGGAAAAGAAAGAAGCAGACGCCCTGAGGAAATCATTCAGGAAGTGCGTCAGCTTGCTGCAAGCGGATATAAGGAAATTACTTTGCTTGGCCAGAATGTAAATGCATATGGAAAAGATTTTGAAGACATCTCATACGGCCTCGGCGATTTAATGGATGAAATCCGTAAAATTGATGTTGCCCGTGTCCGCTTTACAACAAGTCACCCTCGTGATTTTGATGATCATCTGATTGAGGTGCTTGCTAAAGGCGGTAACCTGCTTGATCATATTCACTTGCCTGTTCAGTCAGGAAGCTCTGAGATCTTAAAGCTGATGGCCCGCAAATACGACCGGGAAAAATATATGACATTAGTGAAAAAAATTAAGGAAGCGATTCCAACGGCTTCTTTGACGACAGATATCATTGTAGGTTTCCCAAATGAAACAAATGAGCAATTTGAAGAAACGCTGTCAATGTACCGTGAAGTTGAATTCGACAGTGCTTATACGTTCATTTACTCTCCTCGTGAAGGGACGCCTGCAGCAAAAATGCAAGATAACGTTCCTATGGAAGTAAAGAAAGCACGTCTGCAAAAACTGAATGATCTTGTTAAAGAAATTTCAGCTAAAAAAATGATGGAATACGAAGGTCAGGTTGTAGAAGTGCTTGTAGAAGGGGAAAGCAAAAATAACCCTGAAGTACTTGCAGGCTATACAACTAAAAGCAAACTTGTAAACTTTAAAGGTCCAAAGTCTGCTGTCGGCCAAATTGTTAAAGTGAAAATAAACAAAGCAAAAACGTGGTCTTTAGATGGGGAAATGGTAGAAGAAGCGATAGAGGTGAAATAG
- a CDS encoding RicAFT regulatory complex protein RicA family protein, translating into MSLYTKEEIVAKARELAQMVADTKEVEFFKKAEAQINENQKIREKVASIKSLQKQAVNFQHYSKQEALKQVEDKIDKIQEELDELPIIQEFKESQVEVNDLLQLIAVTISNHVTDEIIRTTGGDLLSGETGSKLNNSPGSACH; encoded by the coding sequence ATGTCATTATATACTAAAGAAGAAATCGTAGCAAAAGCCCGTGAATTAGCACAAATGGTTGCTGATACCAAAGAAGTTGAGTTTTTCAAAAAAGCGGAAGCGCAAATCAATGAGAATCAAAAAATCCGTGAAAAAGTAGCAAGTATTAAAAGTCTTCAAAAACAGGCTGTTAACTTCCAGCATTACAGCAAGCAGGAAGCATTAAAGCAGGTAGAAGATAAAATTGATAAAATTCAGGAAGAATTGGATGAACTTCCAATCATTCAGGAATTTAAAGAATCTCAAGTTGAAGTGAACGATTTGCTTCAATTGATTGCAGTCACGATCTCAAACCATGTGACAGACGAAATTATCCGCACAACCGGCGGAGATCTGTTAAGCGGTGAAACGGGTTCAAAACTAAATAATTCACCAGGCTCAGCCTGTCACTAA
- the cotE gene encoding outer spore coat protein CotE, producing MAEYREIITKAVVAKGKKFTQSTHSIAPSQKPTSILGGWLINHKYDAKKVGKTVEVEGTYDINVWYSYADNTKTEVVTEKVSYVDVIKLKYKDNNFLDDEHEVIAKVMQQPNCMEVNISPNGSKVVVSAEREFLAEVVGETKVVVAINTESFAEADEDWEEDLDEEFEDLNPEFLVGGDEE from the coding sequence ATGGCTGAATACAGAGAAATAATCACCAAAGCGGTAGTTGCGAAAGGCAAGAAGTTTACTCAATCCACGCACAGCATTGCTCCTTCGCAAAAACCAACAAGCATTCTAGGCGGCTGGTTGATCAACCATAAATATGATGCCAAAAAGGTTGGGAAAACAGTCGAGGTTGAAGGTACTTACGACATTAACGTATGGTATTCGTATGCTGATAATACGAAAACAGAAGTTGTCACTGAAAAAGTTTCATATGTGGACGTCATTAAGTTGAAATATAAAGATAACAACTTTTTGGACGATGAGCATGAAGTCATTGCAAAGGTTATGCAGCAGCCAAACTGCATGGAGGTCAATATTTCTCCAAATGGAAGCAAGGTTGTTGTTTCAGCTGAGCGTGAGTTTTTGGCGGAAGTTGTCGGGGAAACAAAGGTGGTTGTCGCAATTAACACAGAATCATTTGCTGAAGCGGATGAAGACTGGGAAGAAGATCTTGATGAGGAGTTTGAAGATCTGAATCCGGAATTTTTAGTCGGCGGAGATGAAGAATAA
- the mutS gene encoding DNA mismatch repair protein MutS: MATYTPMIQQYLKIKAEYQDAFLFFRLGDFYEMFFEDAKRASAELEITLTSRDGGGAERIPMCGVPYHSAPGYIESLIEKGYKVAICEQTEDPKQAKGVVRREVVQLITPGTVMNGKGLQERENNYLASVTAFPSKFGFAVTDLSTGENQVTLLNHIDEIINEVYSLGAKELVVHPDFPESYIKKIAEKSRVTVSFEIDAGTEKFEAIIDHLEDVRLKETFGRLHNYLQKTQKRSLDHLQKVKVYQLQDFMKIDLYSKRNLELTETIRSKGKKGSLLWLLDETKTAMGARMLKQWIDRPLLSKNEIKSRLQMVQSLLDHYFEREDLRERLKEVYDLERLAGRVAFGNVNARDLIQLKKSLQQVPAIKEVITSVKDNQINEKAEQIDTCTELTDLLDSALVENPPLSIKDGNIMKDGFHEQLDQFRDASRNGKSWIAELEQQERVRTGIKSLKIGFNRVFGYYIEVTRANVHLLEEGRYTRKQTLTNAERFITPELKEKETLILEAEEKMVDIEYELFVELREQVKKFIPRLQSLSKCISELDVLQCFAVISEKRHYSKPSFSDQELFIKDGRHPVVEKVMNSQEYVPNDCYFSNDRGMLLITGPNMSGKSTYMRQVALTAILAQIGCFVPASEAVLPIFDQIFTRIGAADDLISGQSTFMVEMLEAKNAIVNATERSLILFDEIGRGTSTYDGMALAQAIIEHIHHHIGAKTLFSTHYHELTGLADGLPQLQNVHVSAVEENGKVVFLHKIEEGPADKSYGIHVAELAELPNELIIRAKAILESLEAEQTVKVPASIMEKSETFKSDEAQLSFFNEQPAKKESRPVPKKDILVLEQIRAINLLEMTPLDAMNELYQIQKKLK, translated from the coding sequence ATGGCTACATATACGCCGATGATACAGCAATATTTAAAAATAAAGGCAGAGTATCAGGATGCCTTTTTATTTTTTCGTTTAGGCGACTTTTATGAAATGTTTTTTGAAGATGCAAAAAGAGCATCTGCTGAACTTGAAATTACATTAACGAGCAGAGATGGTGGAGGCGCCGAGCGAATTCCAATGTGCGGTGTACCGTATCATTCTGCTCCTGGATATATAGAATCTTTAATTGAAAAAGGCTACAAGGTAGCCATATGTGAACAAACTGAAGATCCAAAACAGGCAAAAGGTGTTGTACGCCGCGAAGTTGTGCAGCTGATCACACCAGGAACGGTTATGAATGGAAAAGGTCTGCAGGAGCGGGAAAATAACTATTTAGCGTCTGTAACTGCCTTTCCTTCTAAGTTTGGTTTTGCGGTTACAGATCTATCGACTGGTGAAAATCAAGTGACCTTATTAAATCATATTGATGAAATTATAAATGAAGTGTATTCACTTGGTGCAAAGGAATTAGTTGTACATCCTGACTTTCCTGAATCATATATTAAAAAAATTGCTGAAAAATCAAGAGTGACCGTTTCGTTTGAAATAGATGCGGGCACAGAGAAATTTGAAGCGATTATCGATCATCTTGAAGATGTGAGATTAAAAGAAACATTTGGGAGACTGCATAACTATTTGCAGAAAACGCAAAAGAGAAGCCTTGATCATCTGCAAAAAGTAAAAGTCTATCAGCTGCAGGATTTTATGAAAATCGATTTATACTCAAAGCGGAATTTGGAGCTGACGGAAACGATCCGTTCTAAAGGCAAAAAAGGCTCGCTGCTCTGGCTTCTTGACGAGACTAAAACAGCAATGGGCGCGAGAATGCTCAAGCAGTGGATCGATCGGCCATTGCTTTCCAAAAATGAAATCAAAAGCCGTCTTCAAATGGTCCAATCCTTGCTTGATCACTATTTTGAACGCGAAGACCTCAGAGAACGGCTAAAGGAAGTCTATGATCTTGAAAGACTTGCGGGGAGAGTGGCATTCGGAAATGTCAATGCAAGAGACTTAATCCAGCTCAAGAAATCATTGCAGCAGGTGCCTGCGATCAAAGAAGTGATAACATCTGTAAAGGATAACCAAATAAATGAAAAGGCAGAACAAATTGACACTTGTACAGAACTGACAGACTTACTTGATTCTGCTTTAGTAGAGAATCCGCCCCTGTCTATTAAAGACGGCAATATCATGAAAGACGGCTTTCATGAACAGCTCGATCAATTCAGAGATGCAAGCAGAAACGGCAAATCATGGATAGCAGAGCTTGAACAGCAAGAGCGGGTGCGTACAGGCATCAAATCACTTAAAATAGGGTTTAACAGGGTATTCGGCTACTATATTGAAGTGACAAGAGCAAATGTACACTTGCTTGAAGAAGGCAGGTACACACGGAAGCAAACATTGACAAACGCTGAAAGATTTATAACACCGGAGCTTAAAGAGAAAGAAACGCTCATTCTAGAAGCAGAAGAAAAAATGGTAGACATTGAATATGAATTGTTTGTCGAGCTTCGTGAACAGGTGAAGAAGTTTATTCCAAGACTTCAATCCTTATCTAAGTGCATAAGTGAATTGGATGTGCTTCAGTGCTTTGCTGTCATCAGTGAAAAAAGACATTATTCTAAACCCTCTTTTTCAGATCAGGAGCTGTTCATTAAGGACGGCAGACATCCAGTTGTTGAAAAAGTAATGAATTCTCAAGAATATGTTCCAAACGATTGTTATTTCTCAAATGACCGCGGAATGCTGCTGATTACAGGACCTAACATGTCCGGAAAAAGCACGTATATGAGACAGGTTGCATTAACAGCCATCCTCGCTCAGATCGGGTGTTTTGTTCCTGCTTCAGAAGCTGTTCTTCCGATCTTTGATCAAATTTTTACCCGAATAGGAGCAGCGGATGACCTAATATCAGGGCAAAGTACCTTTATGGTTGAAATGCTTGAAGCGAAGAATGCGATTGTCAATGCTACGGAAAGAAGTTTAATATTATTTGATGAAATCGGGCGGGGAACTTCAACGTATGATGGAATGGCACTCGCGCAGGCCATTATTGAACATATTCACCATCATATCGGAGCTAAAACTTTGTTCTCCACGCATTATCATGAACTGACTGGTCTTGCTGACGGTTTGCCGCAGCTTCAGAATGTCCATGTATCAGCCGTAGAAGAAAACGGCAAGGTAGTGTTCCTTCACAAAATCGAGGAAGGTCCGGCAGATAAAAGTTATGGAATTCATGTCGCCGAGCTTGCCGAGCTGCCAAATGAGCTGATCATCAGAGCAAAAGCAATTTTAGAAAGCCTTGAAGCCGAACAGACAGTAAAAGTCCCAGCATCTATCATGGAAAAGTCGGAAACATTTAAAAGCGATGAAGCTCAGCTCTCCTTTTTTAATGAACAGCCTGCTAAGAAGGAAAGCAGACCGGTTCCGAAAAAAGATATACTGGTACTAGAACAGATACGGGCGATCAATCTGCTTGAAATGACGCCGCTTGATGCAATGAATGAACTCTATCAAATTCAAAAAAAATTAAAATAA